ctgataTTTTGTATACGTAGAGATCTAAGTTGTTAATGGGTGTATATATGTCCCCTGTGTACATATTATATGCTAGAAAGCTTATCAATTACCATATATAATAGTAAAAGATCATAAAAGCCAATAGAATAATATATATATGGTCAATTACATGAATGTTGTAATTTTATATAATGAGAAGAAATTATTCTAAAGGGTCAAATATGTAATTTTGTTTAAAGAATGCAATATAGCCAATATTTAGCATCACTCTAAGTTGTGATACATATTAATGCTCATAGGGCACTTATACCGTATATACAGTATAGCACATTATTATAAGGTTTTCATGAAATCGATACATTTATAACATACATACCAATTACATCTTTTATATTGTATATATGAAGAGTTTAATATTaaggagtttttttttaatgtagtagTAAAGACATATATGGTGTCTCTGtctgctggggacacacaaTTATGTTCTATAGTTAGTGCTTTTATGAGTAGCAACCTAGAAATTTCGTTGCTCTTGATTCAATAAAGGACAAGATTCCAGAACCTGGATCGTGCAAGACTTTATTGACCTCAACCAGACCTGTGGTGTAGGTAAAAGCGACAAGTTGTGAATGTGAGCTTGTGAAGAGTCTCCTTGAAATTGGCCAAACTTGCAGTGGTGAATTGGTTCTAATCAGAAATGAAGTCCAGTTGACCGCGGCCCCTGCGACCACAGAAGGCCAGAAGGGCCTCCCTTGGAAGGATCCTTAAAAATGGTCTTGTTGCACCctgctgccaagggcagggacaccttctccTAGGCCCGGTTGTTTCAGgccccgtccagcctggcctggaatgctgccagggatggggcagccacagctgctgtgggcagtgtgggCCAGGGCCTGAGCAGCCTGAGAGGCAAGAATTTCTTGTGCATCTCCAGCCCAAGCCGGCCCCGCTTGTCAGTGGGAAGCCACTGGGCCTGGtgcagtccctgcaggcccTTGTCCGAGACACTGCCGCTCTCAGGTCTCTGCTGGGCCTGGTGCAGAGAGTGAAAGGCCGCAGGAAGGTGCCCCCGGAGAAGGCCTTGGAGAGCACTGGGGCCAGGAGTGCCAGCATGAGGACAGCAAGCAGGGCCTGGTGCGGCCGTCAGGGcgggagggcacagggcaggcgCTGAGGCCCTgccagctggaggagctgggagctctggagcgctgctggcagagagccGTGGGAGATCCGTGCAGCAGCAAGGACACGGGCTTCTAGACGTGTTAGAAAGCAGAGAAGAGCTGGAGAATGGGCACTGAAAGAGTAGGGTGTGTCCCTGTGGGGAACAAACCTCACAACGCCAGATGTTATCTCCAGGGAGGACACAGAGGAGTCTTGTTATGTTAttggaataaagggagaggccaagGGACATTTCCCCTTGGGGTGTCTCCATTTGTTGAGACCCAGGACAAGGGCGCGGCCCCCCTTTTTTATCCTAATTCCCAGGTGCATCAccctcttccttcccccactgcctgTGGTACTCAGAAGGAACAAGACTTCTTCTCCAGTTTCCTACTGCATGGAAGCCCTCTGTCACTTTGGTTGTGGAGGCAGGAATGGgaccatacacacacacaccaaggTTCATGCACAGCAAGCAACTTTTGTTGAGTGCTCTCTTCCTTTGCAGATCTGAATGTCTGCCTGGTCAGTCCACATTGGTTGAAGCAGTTGCCACCTGGTAGAACAGCCAATAGGTGCTGGTGTCCCCAACGCTCCGGGCCTGCTCCCTAACGGTCCACACTGCTTAAGTTTCATCATTAAAGTACTTATAGAATTACTTATGCTTCAGTTCTAAAATTAGGATGAAATGAAACCGTGAGGCCTTCCGGCAAGCTGTTGGCCACCACAATACCCCTCTGTTTTATGCTCCCTCTGGTTTATATATTTGTAACCCTGCAGAAgacacaggcagggaaggagggccGCTGGGGTCACCCTCTATGTAAGGCTGGGTTCCACCTGTCTAGAGCTTAATGATGGTGCTGATGGGGTTGAGCATTTTTGGGTAGGAATCAGGGGCAAGACCTACAATAGCAGCCTGCGACTCTTAGATGGCGGTTCATCACTGCGAGTCTGTGTAGCTGTGCCTGATTATGCACAGAAAGACAACCAATCTATCTGGAACTGGTCACTAAAAATACATCTTTCTAATGCAGAACAATTGTGCTGGGAAACTCTTTCTGGAGCAGAACAAAGGAGTGCTCTCCAGAGGCCTGGTCCACAAGTGGTGTGGGGAAGCCAGGAGGATGCTGTCATGCTCATTCTGCAGAAAAGCAGCCAGGCTGAAACCAAAGTGCAGCTTTTATAGACTGAGAGGATTTGACTGAAGCTCAGCATGGAGTCAAGGCTTTGACTCCATGATCCTCAAGAGTGCCTTCCAACATGGATATCTGTGAGATTGCCAGTGGAGGGCAGCTGAGAAAAAAGACAAGAGAAGGGCCAAGAGAGGCTCTTTGAAGAAGATTCACTCAAAGGCTGCCTTAACCGGTAGCCCAGGGCCCCTGCGACAGTCCGAGCTGGGGTGGGGACAAagggtggggctgggctggttgTGGTGTACTGTGACGAGCATGACATCACGGGGCCATGTCACAAATGGGGGCAGCTATACAAGGCCCCAGCAGGTAACGCTGGCCCTGCATTGCTTGGGCAAGCGGTGAGTGCACACATGGtggggaggctgggctgggcataAGGGCCGGCGCAGAAACGCAGTACCCAGGGCTGGCTTTTCCCCCTGCATCCAGGAACAGCCCCTCATGGCGCAGCCTTGGGCAGGacaccgtgctgctgctgctgctgctgctgctgctgctgctgctcgggcAGCAGAACGGGCCTGGCTGCTTGCCAGCTCTCTGGGGCCCTGTGCTTCCTGCTCGCAGATCCCTGGgattcctgtccctgctgtcccccctgccaatccctgctgccagctgcctcCCTCTCAGCCCCTCTCTCTCAAGGCCttctctccatcctcctgcagacCATGGATACCTGGGTATTGTGGCTCTTGCTCTTGCAAAGTTTAGTCCAGTACCCACAGCCCGTGGGTGATGGCTTGGACGAGGTGGCACGTCTGCAAATGGAGGTGCGTGCCAAGCTCCAGGAAGAGGAGAAGATTCGTCTGCAGCGCGAGGTGGAGCAGCTGGTCCTGCTGAAGCAGGGTGTCTTGGCCTGGGGAGACCTGCTCTCCTCTGcccggcagcactggcaggtCTGGGCtcttgctgggctcctgctccttctcttgGCACTGTGGTATatgtggaggaaagggagccTGAGGAGAGAGGAGCAAGGAGAAGGACATGATGGTGTAAATGAAGAGGAGGTTGAAAATGTGGATGCACATGAAGAAGACTTTGGAAATGAAGATGAAGGAGACAATGAAATGGAGGTGGAGGAAGATGACGGTGATGGTGGCCGTGCAGAGGATGTCGACAATGCTGCTGCGAATGAAGCTGGCAATGAGGCTGGCTTTGCAGTGAACGTCAATGACGTCGGAAATCAAGTGCAAGAATCCCGTGATCGTGCCGACAATTTTGGAAGAGTCTTAATGGAGCGCATACAGTGGCCTGTGCAGGACCTGCAGGGAGGATGCATGTGGACAAGAACCCTGATGAAGCATTTTGCAATTTATTTTCGACGGGTCTTGTCCAACAGTTTCTATCCGGTGCTGCACGGAGCCATTGGGGTGGGCAGTGCCTTCGAAGGTTGGAGTCCCCGTGAGCAGGATGTTGTCTACCAGGTGCTCGTACCCATGACACCTCCCCGAGGGCACAGCTTCCACctagagctgggcactgcacagCAGAGGCGCTTGAGGAACTTCCACATCCGCGTGCAGCAGGAGTGCACCTGCACGAGtgagcagcagggtgagaacatgctgtgcttcctgcaccaccctgaggaggagctgaggaggCATCAGGATCCCAGCCTCCTTCATACCCTGTGCACAGGCTCCTACCTGGACGTGGAGAAAACTGCCCGCTGGTTCTACCAGCTGGTGAGAGCAATCTGGCCAGCTTTGCCTGAGTCACACCGTTGGCATTTAGTGCTGCTGCCCTCCAGACGCTCCTGCCAGTTCAAGGTGACCAATGGCAGCGAAAGCTACCGGATCGAGATGCTCTTCGGGGTGCGGCAAGGCAACTCAGACGTCTTTGTGAGCAGCCAGCCTAGGCAAGCCCACACCTCCAGCACAATCTGGCCAGAGAGCTACGCTGTGGCCGAGAGGAAGTTCTTCATGTACATCGCCAGGCGGGCTCCCCCTGACAGCTTGCACCTGAAATGCCTGCAGTTCTTCACTCGTCTTCAGCTGGGCTTAGGCTTTTCCACCTATACCATCAAGACCATTGTCATGCACCTCCTGAGCATCTTGCCCGCGTCAGTGTGGCGCAGGAGACATTTTGTGAGTCGGCTGATGGATATCAGCGAGAGCCTGCGCACGTCTGTGGAAACGAGACGCCTCAATCACTTCATTGTGGGCAACCAGAGGCTTCCTCAGGGCATCCGCTTGCCCCCAGAGGTCCTAATGGCCAGGTCATGCAATCTCTTCCATGACCTGGTGATGAATCCCGTTGCCCACTCTCAGGCAATGAGCCAGTACATGGATCTGCAGCGTTGGTTCAAACGGATCCTTAGAAATGAACGGTGAAAGAGGTTGTCCTACCCAGAGCTGTGCTTGTGAGGCTCCCACCGGGTGGCAGAGAAGCAGCTCTCAGGAGAcgggaaaagaagggaaaacgTGGGCtttggagagggaagggaaaacgCTGCGTAGCAGCACtatgccatcagcagcagcagcagcagcagcaacagtgtGGTCTCAAGAGCCTCCCAAGCACTGCATCCAGTGATGAACAGGTTGGCTACATAGATCAAGGAAGATGCACAAGGAAATGCTATTGTTCCCCCACCTCTTTCTTTGAGTCCATTTTCCCTCCGAGGGCTTCATCCTGTGCAGAGACGCCGATCTCAGAATCTCAGATGAGGGAATGTTTGAAAGGACCACTGGTGGCATCATTTGGTtcagaggtgctccaggcaggtCTTCCCGCTCTACACTACAAAGGATTGCGTTTGGAACAAGGTTCTTAACTTTCTCTGGGGAGAGAGGCTCCACAATCTCTGGCTACAGTGTTTAGGATCAGTGAATGCGAGGGTGCTTCTCCTTCTTTCCGCATGGGAATCCTTCAGGTCAGCATTGTACCAAccgtgctggagctgagctgataTTTTGTATACGTAGAGATCTAAGTTGTGAATGGGTGTATATATGTCCCCTGTGTACATATTATATGCTAGAAAGCTTATCAATTACCATATATAATAGTAAAAGATCATAAAAGCCAATAGAATAATATATATATGGTCAATTACATGAATGTTGTCATTTTATATAATGAGAAGAAATTATTCTAAAGGG
This region of Zonotrichia albicollis isolate bZonAlb1 chromosome 4, bZonAlb1.hap1, whole genome shotgun sequence genomic DNA includes:
- the LOC141728953 gene encoding inositol 1,4,5-trisphosphate receptor-interacting protein-like 1 is translated as MDTWVLWLLLLQSLVQYPQPVGDGLDEVARLQMEVRAKLQEEEKIRLQREVEQLVLLKQGVLAWGDLLSSARQHWQVWALAGLLLLLLALWYMWRKGSLRREEQGEGHDGVNEEEVENVDAHEEDFGNEDEGDNEMEVEEDDGDGGRAEDVDNAAANEAGNEAGFAVNVNDVGNQVQESRDRADNFGRVLMERIQWPVQDLQGGCMWTRTLMKHFAIYFRRVLSNSFYPVLHGAIGVGSAFEGWSPREQDVVYQVLVPMTPPRGHSFHLELGTAQQRRLRNFHIRVQQECTCTSEQQGENMLCFLHHPEEELRRHQDPSLLHTLCTGSYLDVEKTARWFYQLVRAIWPALPESHRWHLVLLPSRRSCQFKVTNGSESYRIEMLFGVRQGNSDVFVSSQPRQAHTSSTIWPESYAVAERKFFMYIARRAPPDSLHLKCLQFFTRLQLGLGFSTYTIKTIVMHLLSILPASVWRRRHFVSRLMDISESLRTSVETRRLNHFIVGNQRLPQGIRLPPEVLMARSCNLFHDLVMNPVAHSQAMSQYMDLQRWFKRILRNER